From Streptobacillus felis, the proteins below share one genomic window:
- a CDS encoding pseudouridine synthase, which produces MLNKTKGYISATEDLKQKTVLDLITDFKTYYLLPVGRLDIDTEVLLLLTNYGNLAHNL; this is translated from the coding sequence ATGTTAAATAAAACTAAAGGATATATTAGTGCTACAGAAGATTTAAAACAAAAAACTGTTTTAGATTTAATTACAGATTTTAAAACTTATTATTTATTGCCCGTTGGAAGGTTAGACATTGATACAGAAGTACTATTACTATTAACTAATTATGGAAATTTAGCACACAACCTTT